Genomic DNA from Candidatus Methylomirabilota bacterium:
AGAACATGGCCCTCGACTATGCACCCCACGGGATCCGCGTGAACGCCGTCTGCCCCGGCCGGGTGGCGACGCCGATGCCGATGAGCCGCCTCAAGCCGGGGGACGACTGGGAAACCCTCCTGGCCCGGTGGGGGAAGAACATCCCGCTCGGGCGCGTGGGGCGCCCCGAGGACATCGCCCGGGCGATCCTCTTTCTGGCCTCGGAGGAATCCTCCTGGATCACCGGAACCGAGCTGGTGATCGACGGGGGCGCGACGATCACCCACCCGCCGATCGGCTGAGCCTCCGCGTCCCGAACCCGATGGAGGGCATGACATGCACGAACCCTGGCACTTCCTTACCGCCAGCGTGATGGCCGCGCTCCTGATGCTCACGGCCTGCGCCGAATTCCGGAGCCAGTTCCAGGAGAGCCCTGAGGACCAGCAGATCACTCGGGCTGTCCAGGCGGCCCTGGCGGCCGACACGACGCCGACGCTCAGCCAGGTGAACGTCAGCACGACCCGAGGACGCGTGATGCTCACGGGCTGGGCGCGCGCCGCGGCAGCCGAGCGAGCCCGGCAGATCGCTCGGAGCGTGGCGGGCGTCCGCGGCGTGGTGGACTTCATCAACGTCCCGGAACGCATCGAGTGACCCGCCGCACTCCGGGCTGGATGAGCAACGCGCGCCGAGGCGCCGCCGGCCTCGGCTCGAAGCGCCCGGGCTACCGCGGATAATTCATGAGGCTCGCGCGGCGCGGGCGGGTGGCGCGGCGAACGGGTGCCCGCCGCGCCCGGAGCGGCGACTTACACCGCCGAGGGCGTCCCGCGCGCGATGCTCCGGACGGCCGCATTCATCGCCACGCTTCGCCGCGAGGACGCGGTGGGCTGTTCGCCGCGACAGGCCCCACCCGCTCGCGGGCCTTCACGGATGATCCGGGCTAGCCTCTCTCGTCGTCTTTCAGTCTACTCGCCGGTCGGGTGCGGAGCGGACCGCTTCGGCGACCGCCCGCTGGGCGGCCTGGAGCGCGGCATCGGCATTGCCGAAGACCACCACGGCCACCCCACCGGCGTGGCGCCGGAGCGCGACCATGCCGGCCGGCGTGCGCAGCCGCACGTCGCGCCATTCGTCCGGCGGCGGCGCCTCCGCCGGCCGCAAGGCGTTGTCGACCATGGCCACCGTGCTCGGCAGTCCGGCGGCGGCGAGCGCGTCGAGGACCGGGCCGAGCGGACACGGCCCCGGCCGGGGGACGACGATCTCGAGCCCCACGAGGCCCATCTTACCCTGGCGGGCC
This window encodes:
- a CDS encoding BON domain-containing protein; translation: MHEPWHFLTASVMAALLMLTACAEFRSQFQESPEDQQITRAVQAALAADTTPTLSQVNVSTTRGRVMLTGWARAAAAERARQIARSVAGVRGVVDFINVPERIE